A genomic stretch from Enterobacter oligotrophicus includes:
- the argB gene encoding acetylglutamate kinase — translation MMNPLIIKLGGVLLDSEEALERLFTALVNYRESHQRPLVIVHGGGCVVDELMKGLNLPVKKKNGLRVTPADQIDIITGALAGTANKTLLAWAKKHHIASVGLYLGDGDSVKVTQLDEELGHVGLAQPGSPKLINTLLEGGFLPVVSSIGVTEEGELMNVNADQAATALAATLGADLILLSDVSGILDGKGQRIAEMTAAKAEQLIAQGIITDGMIVKVNAALDAARTLGRPVDIASWRHAEQLPALFNGTPIGTRILA, via the coding sequence ATGATGAACCCATTAATTATCAAACTCGGTGGTGTGCTGCTGGACAGCGAAGAAGCGCTGGAGCGTCTGTTTACCGCGCTGGTTAACTATCGCGAATCACATCAACGTCCGCTGGTGATTGTTCACGGCGGCGGTTGCGTGGTGGATGAGCTGATGAAAGGGCTTAATCTGCCGGTGAAAAAGAAGAATGGCCTGCGCGTCACACCTGCTGACCAGATTGACATCATTACCGGTGCGCTGGCGGGCACGGCGAACAAAACGCTGCTGGCGTGGGCGAAGAAACACCATATCGCTTCCGTTGGCCTCTATCTGGGCGATGGCGACAGCGTAAAAGTGACCCAGCTCGACGAAGAGCTTGGACACGTTGGACTGGCGCAGCCGGGTTCGCCTAAGCTGATTAACACGCTGCTGGAAGGCGGTTTCCTGCCGGTGGTGAGCTCTATCGGCGTGACCGAAGAGGGCGAGCTGATGAACGTGAACGCGGACCAGGCGGCCACCGCACTGGCGGCAACGCTGGGTGCAGACCTGATCCTGCTCTCCGACGTGAGCGGCATTCTGGACGGCAAAGGCCAGCGCATTGCAGAAATGACCGCCGCGAAAGCCGAGCAGTTAATTGCTCAGGGCATTATCACCGACGGGATGATCGTTAAGGTGAACGCGGCGCTGGATGCGGCGCGCACGCTTGGCCGTCCGGTGGATATCGCCTCCTGGCGTCACGCGGAGCAGCTCCCGGCGCTGTTTAACGGCACGCCGATTGGCACGCGTATTCTGGCTTAA